The Acidianus infernus genome window below encodes:
- the cas2 gene encoding CRISPR-associated endonuclease Cas2, producing MYVVVAFDISSEKVRGKIRRYLRRLGLSMVNRSVYAGIGGYKTAFLISDMAKKHLEEGDNLYIVVIRDSEYESSVNCTKGDCRKLSERKYEVL from the coding sequence ATGTATGTGGTGGTAGCTTTTGACATATCGTCTGAAAAAGTCAGAGGAAAAATCAGGAGATACCTCAGACGTCTTGGACTTTCCATGGTCAACAGATCAGTATACGCGGGCATTGGCGGATATAAAACAGCATTCCTTATCTCCGACATGGCTAAAAAACACCTTGAAGAAGGCGATAACTTGTATATTGTCGTCATACGAGACAGCGAGTACGAGTCTTCCGTCAATTGTACTAAAGGAGATTGTAGAAAGCTATCAGAAAGAAAATATGAGGTATTGTAA
- the cas1 gene encoding CRISPR-associated endonuclease Cas1, which produces MEIARNFILARFSGLSNLLKYYKLDPPQLVDNNDLLVWEAINSRLFWDKIFNLFPKEVRDIGRKPRHSDPFNKSLSLAYALLYAICTRALLSFGFDPTYGFMHKSRYSTALSFDFSEMFKPIAIHAVIRAYKKGLSLDKEGELSKDSVNKVSKEFFDLISKKQNNESIYKAIYNRALKLSQYIRKKDKSIKYTFTYDPRKLS; this is translated from the coding sequence TTGGAGATTGCCAGGAACTTCATCTTAGCAAGGTTTAGCGGGCTATCTAACTTGTTAAAGTATTACAAACTAGATCCTCCACAGCTAGTAGACAATAATGACTTGTTGGTATGGGAAGCGATAAACAGTAGGCTCTTCTGGGATAAGATATTTAACCTTTTTCCCAAGGAAGTTAGAGATATAGGAAGAAAACCGAGGCACTCTGATCCTTTCAATAAGTCATTATCTCTAGCTTACGCCCTACTTTACGCAATATGTACTAGGGCTTTACTTTCCTTCGGTTTTGATCCAACTTATGGGTTCATGCACAAGTCTAGGTACTCTACAGCCTTATCCTTTGACTTTTCAGAAATGTTTAAGCCAATTGCAATTCACGCCGTAATTAGGGCATATAAGAAAGGTTTATCGTTGGACAAAGAAGGGGAGCTATCGAAGGACAGCGTTAATAAGGTGTCTAAGGAGTTTTTCGACTTAATTAGTAAAAAACAAAATAATGAAAGTATATATAAGGCAATCTATAATAGGGCTTTAAAGCTCTCCCAATATATAAGGAAAAAAGATAAGAGCATAAAGTACACCTTCACTTACGATCCAAGGAAATTATCATAG
- a CDS encoding ATP-binding protein gives MEETSPSDMIEEAKKRARGTIIGMVSRVYPAEYGEEEREVKIEVSFDTYLRSKILIGSYLGISLPISRTLMLSRVKAVARQDILSISKVPSLFPQENPSGIVTPLIITVELLSEEVNGEVVPPSSPIDPQSPVFLPSLDFIKEMLGIPEEGVRIGKVMEGYREIEVDVKLSKEALKHHVLVVGTTGAGKTNLLKVIMKNSETPLIVFDIQGDYIKPAVDMGGSIIVPMTRDYEMGVTQFVDVFLKRSNLTGYKISKVEENKLVLSNGNSSFNLYLIGFRLPENYELLPDVSPYFTPQGGEFFKIISKECVGKNDVIDDWEDNCRDYMKHMNMHQETQKNIIRSVYLLSQSGIIDVSFGNGYYKEPNYEEIMKSKAVVDLRWALEREVNSATIASFIIISKIFKIIDDRYKKEGKETEYLMIFDEAHEYFPQGRREENKEPLERLINKIMRLGRVRGIGTILATHRPTDLNDLILTLTNTKIAMRADEDALKRIGMEKYSKMLNASPPGFGIISSYTIKVNNLAFRSEKYESGEEIFNPFKEEFME, from the coding sequence ATGGAGGAAACTTCGCCTTCTGATATGATAGAAGAAGCTAAGAAAAGGGCAAGAGGAACAATAATAGGCATGGTTTCCAGAGTTTACCCCGCAGAGTACGGAGAAGAAGAAAGGGAAGTTAAGATAGAAGTCTCCTTTGACACTTACTTGAGAAGTAAAATACTTATAGGCTCTTACCTAGGCATTTCCTTACCCATTTCAAGGACTTTAATGCTATCTAGGGTTAAGGCAGTTGCGAGGCAAGACATACTTTCAATATCAAAAGTACCTTCCTTGTTCCCTCAAGAGAACCCAAGCGGTATAGTAACTCCCTTGATAATTACCGTAGAACTGCTCTCAGAGGAAGTTAACGGAGAAGTTGTGCCTCCTTCTTCTCCAATTGACCCTCAAAGCCCCGTTTTCTTACCGTCACTAGACTTCATAAAGGAAATGCTTGGAATTCCAGAGGAAGGAGTAAGGATAGGAAAAGTTATGGAAGGTTATAGGGAAATTGAAGTTGACGTAAAGCTCAGCAAAGAGGCGTTAAAACACCACGTCCTAGTTGTTGGAACAACGGGAGCTGGTAAAACTAACTTGCTAAAGGTAATTATGAAGAACTCAGAGACACCCCTAATTGTATTTGACATCCAAGGAGATTACATAAAGCCGGCAGTAGATATGGGAGGCTCAATAATAGTTCCAATGACTAGGGACTACGAAATGGGAGTTACTCAATTTGTCGACGTCTTCCTAAAGAGGAGTAACTTGACGGGGTATAAAATAAGCAAGGTGGAAGAGAACAAACTAGTCTTAAGCAACGGAAACTCCTCCTTTAACCTTTATTTAATAGGCTTCAGACTGCCAGAAAATTACGAACTATTGCCAGACGTTTCCCCTTACTTCACTCCTCAAGGGGGCGAATTCTTTAAGATAATTTCAAAAGAATGCGTAGGTAAGAACGACGTTATTGACGATTGGGAAGATAATTGCAGGGATTACATGAAGCATATGAATATGCACCAGGAAACTCAGAAAAACATAATTAGGTCCGTTTACTTACTTTCTCAGAGCGGAATAATTGACGTATCCTTTGGCAACGGCTATTACAAAGAGCCAAACTACGAGGAAATAATGAAAAGCAAGGCAGTAGTAGATTTAAGGTGGGCTTTAGAGAGGGAAGTGAATTCAGCAACGATTGCCTCCTTCATCATTATTAGTAAGATATTCAAGATAATAGACGACCGCTATAAGAAAGAGGGGAAGGAAACCGAGTATTTAATGATCTTCGACGAGGCTCACGAATATTTCCCACAAGGGAGGAGGGAAGAAAACAAGGAACCCCTTGAGAGGTTAATTAATAAGATAATGAGACTGGGGAGGGTAAGGGGGATTGGCACTATCTTGGCGACGCATAGGCCTACGGACTTAAACGACCTCATTCTTACTTTGACTAATACGAAAATTGCAATGAGGGCTGACGAAGACGCGTTAAAGAGGATCGGAATGGAAAAGTACTCAAAAATGCTGAATGCCTCGCCACCGGGTTTTGGAATAATATCGTCTTACACGATAAAAGTGAACAACTTAGCCTTTAGGAGTGAAAAGTACGAATCTGGAGAAGAAATCTTCAATCCATTTAAAGAAGAATTTATGGAGTGA
- a CDS encoding DNA double-strand break repair nuclease NurA, translating to MEFGEAIKSLFSLLSSLDQPYLGVSPTSNIEDSTPVEVEDELGECESLTTFSFLDSSSRMMNVKGANIYFASLYADLINEKLMIPIKIEVPFMAIKASDEVRKLIEGDPTLSKIIALNNVNGEPYSPDYKDDNILDELRISLENYAIEKSAYVTIVDGPIIPGPYIQMVGEPYKSAFIKLANQRKKDNLIGIVKRLNYSRKLRRSGLVNDSKLSNATDDVIVEYLGRGKDFYTTPILKEEVDIGGKKYIRYMVYVKVREGVFRVESLDKDLLCKGVYTARKYSSYRGIPEFIEVADKMAKRLSASAFILAFNIARVTTGVNYEDWENLRIAELDSGE from the coding sequence ATGGAATTCGGAGAAGCAATAAAATCGCTCTTCAGCTTGCTCTCCTCACTAGATCAACCCTACTTAGGAGTCTCTCCTACTTCAAACATAGAGGATTCAACGCCAGTTGAAGTAGAAGATGAATTAGGAGAATGCGAGAGCTTGACTACTTTCTCATTCCTAGACTCCTCCTCAAGGATGATGAACGTTAAAGGGGCTAACATATATTTCGCCTCGCTTTACGCAGATCTAATTAATGAAAAGCTAATGATACCCATCAAGATAGAAGTTCCTTTCATGGCAATAAAAGCCTCTGACGAAGTTAGGAAATTAATTGAAGGAGATCCAACTCTTTCCAAGATAATTGCACTAAATAACGTTAACGGAGAACCTTACTCGCCTGATTACAAGGACGATAATATACTAGATGAGCTGAGGATCTCTTTGGAAAATTACGCAATAGAAAAATCAGCTTACGTAACAATAGTTGACGGTCCAATAATCCCGGGTCCTTATATACAAATGGTGGGAGAACCTTACAAATCAGCTTTTATAAAATTGGCAAACCAACGCAAGAAGGATAATTTAATAGGAATAGTAAAGAGGTTAAATTACAGCAGGAAACTAAGGAGGTCGGGGCTAGTAAATGACTCAAAGCTGAGTAACGCAACAGACGACGTAATAGTTGAATACTTAGGAAGGGGAAAAGACTTCTACACAACTCCCATACTGAAGGAAGAAGTCGATATTGGAGGAAAGAAATACATTAGGTACATGGTTTATGTAAAAGTCAGAGAAGGAGTATTCAGGGTTGAAAGCCTAGACAAAGATTTACTTTGCAAAGGAGTTTACACTGCAAGAAAATACTCATCATACCGCGGAATACCGGAATTCATAGAAGTTGCTGACAAAATGGCAAAGAGGCTAAGCGCTTCAGCCTTCATTCTTGCCTTTAACATAGCAAGAGTTACTACGGGAGTAAATTATGAAGATTGGGAAAACCTGAGAATTGCTGAACTAGACTCAGGTGAGTAA
- a CDS encoding C2H2-type zinc finger protein yields MGFNCPVCGKAFGSMTGLRKHFRKNHSNLDRCPVCNKKVNNLAKHVMRMKDEDHQVLWYLYNNLRGLRNKELKTRIRMIAKEKLSRGSTEVHFKSIIFSFSNNFAHFKF; encoded by the coding sequence TTGGGTTTTAACTGCCCAGTTTGTGGAAAAGCATTTGGCAGTATGACCGGATTGAGAAAGCACTTTAGAAAGAATCACTCCAACCTTGACCGTTGTCCCGTATGCAATAAGAAAGTAAATAACTTGGCAAAGCACGTAATGAGGATGAAGGATGAAGACCACCAAGTACTATGGTACCTCTACAATAACCTCAGGGGTCTAAGGAACAAAGAGCTAAAGACTAGAATAAGGATGATAGCGAAGGAGAAGTTGAGTAGAGGTAGTACGGAGGTTCATTTTAAGTCAATAATTTTTTCATTTTCTAATAACTTTGCTCATTTTAAGTTTTAA
- the cas6 gene encoding CRISPR-associated endoribonuclease Cas6 — MYLIAEVYVSPSNNAVIPPFTSKVGKTMLGGVKDGISVSPLKKGGKYLVKYSNLPTLMEVEEGEIYSFEVGGKSEDVVEALINLQERKAFNTTWKVENVKMREVKVERKDLVEVELLTPALLVDPFKKDRKKRFTNAFFVTFAVNYMDHFHVSREEYVRVALSLEEKVREEPSTMKYVKVTYAGKEVLGMMGKFRYSILEKDEEIYAVLENALAKGIGSSRKNGFGRISLK, encoded by the coding sequence ATGTACTTAATAGCTGAAGTTTACGTTTCACCCTCAAACAACGCAGTTATACCGCCTTTCACCTCAAAGGTTGGTAAAACTATGTTAGGAGGAGTTAAAGATGGGATTTCAGTCTCACCGCTGAAGAAAGGAGGGAAATATCTGGTGAAGTACTCTAATTTACCAACGTTAATGGAAGTTGAGGAAGGAGAAATTTACTCCTTCGAAGTAGGGGGCAAAAGCGAGGACGTTGTTGAAGCACTGATAAACCTGCAGGAGAGGAAGGCGTTTAACACTACGTGGAAGGTAGAGAACGTGAAAATGAGGGAAGTCAAAGTGGAAAGGAAGGATTTAGTTGAAGTAGAGTTGTTAACCCCTGCACTATTGGTAGACCCGTTTAAAAAAGACAGAAAGAAGAGGTTTACTAACGCTTTCTTTGTGACATTTGCTGTTAACTACATGGACCACTTCCACGTATCTAGGGAGGAATATGTAAGGGTCGCCTTATCTTTAGAAGAAAAGGTTAGGGAGGAACCTTCAACCATGAAATATGTGAAAGTTACCTACGCAGGCAAGGAGGTCTTAGGAATGATGGGAAAGTTTCGATATTCAATTTTGGAGAAGGACGAGGAAATCTATGCCGTTCTAGAAAACGCTCTTGCAAAGGGCATTGGAAGCTCAAGGAAGAACGGGTTCGGAAGAATAAGCTTGAAGTGA
- a CDS encoding ribbon-helix-helix domain-containing protein — translation MTAKVMIKNMDEQLYRMLKAKAALMGISVSEAIQQAISLWLNLTEGIYDYNYIVLKTNPEALKAYKEGKYVLACDGEFIGAFDSEKEAIEMGKGHKKCMLGSKNYEQEVGEWGWSSIALE, via the coding sequence ATGACGGCAAAAGTGATGATAAAAAACATGGATGAGCAGCTTTATAGAATGCTGAAAGCAAAGGCTGCACTGATGGGAATTAGCGTATCTGAAGCAATACAACAAGCAATATCCTTATGGCTTAACCTCACCGAAGGAATATACGATTACAATTACATCGTACTCAAGACAAATCCGGAGGCATTGAAAGCTTATAAGGAAGGGAAATATGTCTTGGCTTGTGATGGAGAGTTCATTGGCGCATTCGACAGTGAGAAAGAAGCTATTGAAATGGGAAAGGGGCATAAAAAGTGTATGTTAGGAAGTAAAAATTACGAGCAAGAAGTAGGAGAGTGGGGATGGTCATCGATTGCTTTAGAATAA
- a CDS encoding AbrB/MazE/SpoVT family DNA-binding domain-containing protein, translating into MGKEFILTIDDRGRITIPKEVRELIMSVEDSKIVLEPIVVDVDKYYGIFRKDLGNV; encoded by the coding sequence ATGGGTAAGGAGTTTATATTAACAATTGATGACAGAGGCAGAATTACTATACCTAAAGAAGTGAGAGAACTAATTATGAGTGTGGAAGATTCTAAAATAGTACTAGAGCCCATAGTAGTAGACGTTGACAAATATTATGGAATATTTAGGAAAGATTTGGGAAACGTGTAA
- a CDS encoding PaREP1 family protein yields the protein MESKIPAIEKHRDAYVKIRIIESLDELALGLKLLKEGFSRNSANKVFQSWKAIISALTVINLEKMPRNEKEKEWYYKSGFLAPTTGLKGISQRLEELGYKVNSLTSVALELHRYAYNGLYKGASYYYEREEAINDIIYLSKEIMKVIKEFFKEYWDEEIEEHYNLAEKELMK from the coding sequence ATGGAGTCAAAAATACCTGCCATAGAGAAACACAGAGATGCTTACGTAAAGATAAGGATAATAGAAAGCCTAGATGAACTAGCTTTAGGATTAAAATTACTAAAGGAAGGGTTTAGCAGGAACTCCGCTAATAAAGTATTTCAGTCTTGGAAGGCAATAATAAGTGCATTAACAGTCATAAACCTTGAGAAAATGCCTAGAAACGAAAAAGAGAAGGAGTGGTATTATAAGTCTGGATTCCTTGCCCCTACCACTGGATTAAAAGGAATTTCACAGAGGCTTGAAGAACTTGGATATAAGGTAAATTCCCTAACTTCAGTTGCGTTAGAATTACATAGGTATGCTTATAATGGACTTTATAAAGGGGCGAGCTACTATTACGAAAGGGAAGAAGCTATTAATGACATCATTTACTTGTCTAAGGAAATTATGAAGGTTATAAAAGAATTCTTTAAGGAATATTGGGATGAGGAAATTGAAGAACATTACAACCTTGCTGAGAAGGAATTGATGAAATAG
- a CDS encoding RAMP superfamily CRISPR-associated protein, whose product MDFSIFQVLYEITGKLTNLSPLRIGTGKVARFDEPTDNPIITINGKPYVPGSTMKGALRNLVEMYSKTKGWKVIYPYDFSKDESEIYKDCVPCYLFGSTESASRVFVFDSPISSEYVRTYRTMVSINRTFGAQQPGNLYTLDYIEPGASFDFRMRVFNLDLESPTEDTEKKAVEALRFALSLLMNEGIMIGNRKSIGLGLVKLESPKVRKFTLKDGGLKEEEVDIKRILGEK is encoded by the coding sequence GTGGATTTTTCAATATTTCAAGTCTTATATGAGATTACAGGGAAATTAACCAACTTATCTCCTTTAAGGATAGGAACTGGAAAGGTTGCACGCTTCGACGAGCCTACAGATAATCCAATAATAACCATTAACGGTAAGCCTTACGTGCCAGGATCCACAATGAAAGGGGCTTTAAGAAACTTAGTCGAAATGTATTCAAAAACAAAAGGATGGAAGGTAATTTATCCTTATGACTTCAGCAAAGATGAATCAGAGATTTACAAGGACTGTGTTCCGTGCTATTTATTCGGCTCAACTGAAAGTGCCTCCAGGGTTTTCGTCTTTGATTCCCCAATCTCTTCTGAGTACGTAAGGACTTACAGGACAATGGTGTCAATTAATAGGACATTTGGCGCACAACAGCCTGGGAACCTTTACACACTTGATTACATTGAGCCTGGTGCCTCCTTTGACTTTAGGATGAGAGTTTTTAACTTGGATTTAGAGTCTCCCACAGAGGATACGGAAAAGAAGGCAGTTGAAGCGCTTAGGTTTGCCTTGTCTCTTTTAATGAATGAAGGAATAATGATAGGGAATAGGAAGAGCATAGGTTTAGGATTAGTAAAACTTGAGAGTCCCAAGGTGAGGAAGTTTACTCTAAAGGACGGTGGGCTCAAGGAAGAGGAAGTTGATATTAAGAGAATCTTGGGTGAGAAGTAA
- the csx7 gene encoding CRISPR-associated RAMP protein Csx7: protein MRRVEIRGIVRNISPLRIGNRDVVDFTSITKVQLLKNSRGIPFIPGSSWKGVFRSTGEVIARKKGLKVCTGLTKETCVDKIPDFQELIKKDIEKAKKVFWEKTCLNCKVFGAPSILSSVYFFDSYPSNYKIGVKTIIAISRENGAVSKGALATAEYVEPNSTFSFLLLGENMPNYAIGYILSIMKEIHYGYSQVGGYKSRGFGFVKFDKLQMRITHYSEKSGSNSSLSPLDEFDLKADYTQDELSGDEFFKKNSSLLEVFNNARIQYPM from the coding sequence TTGAGGAGAGTTGAAATAAGGGGGATAGTAAGGAACATCTCTCCTCTGAGGATAGGGAATAGGGACGTAGTTGACTTTACTTCAATTACTAAAGTCCAATTATTAAAGAACAGCAGAGGGATTCCTTTCATTCCAGGCTCTTCGTGGAAGGGAGTCTTTCGCTCCACAGGCGAAGTAATAGCCAGAAAGAAAGGGCTAAAAGTGTGCACTGGATTAACTAAAGAGACTTGTGTAGATAAGATCCCAGATTTTCAGGAGCTTATAAAAAAGGACATTGAAAAGGCAAAGAAGGTCTTCTGGGAAAAGACTTGCTTAAATTGCAAAGTCTTTGGGGCACCTTCAATCTTATCTTCCGTGTACTTCTTTGATTCTTATCCCTCTAATTATAAAATAGGAGTTAAGACAATCATTGCAATAAGCAGGGAAAATGGTGCAGTCTCTAAGGGAGCTTTAGCTACAGCAGAATACGTTGAACCAAACTCAACCTTTTCCTTCTTACTGCTAGGTGAGAATATGCCAAATTACGCAATTGGTTATATTCTCTCAATAATGAAGGAAATTCACTACGGTTATTCTCAGGTTGGAGGTTATAAAAGTAGGGGTTTCGGTTTCGTAAAATTCGATAAATTGCAGATGAGGATTACTCATTATTCAGAGAAGAGCGGTTCTAATTCATCTCTTTCACCTTTAGACGAATTTGACTTAAAGGCAGATTATACGCAGGATGAATTAAGCGGAGACGAGTTCTTTAAGAAGAATTCCTCCCTCCTAGAGGTGTTTAATAATGCGAGGATTCAGTACCCAATGTAA
- a CDS encoding RAMP superfamily CRISPR-associated protein → MRGFSTQCKSEPTPRNVGEKRKVHVKISVVSEYFHVSQNPKPMPLIVEKNADAIISQFLGTGRAEVQAERDAVYFTRVSDDIVIPANTVRGAVRSRLEVLFDCSCYNSLGNKPSTSVSKKYKEIFKPRRKYSDDLENEGKVCPVCNVFGTAGLASRITFTDFKLTAGKVSYVNVQGYTYEVATKNSVFEGDVIGNLSREEWGMVLWGMGCRKGKFKVILMGRFKFQRRDFARVKFEVNDQDLIKACEEFETKYSKYLHDVEEDWE, encoded by the coding sequence ATGCGAGGATTCAGTACCCAATGTAAATCCGAGCCTACTCCTAGGAATGTAGGAGAAAAGAGGAAAGTACACGTAAAGATTAGCGTAGTGTCGGAGTACTTTCACGTATCTCAAAATCCTAAGCCCATGCCGTTAATTGTTGAGAAGAACGCAGACGCCATCATTTCTCAATTCCTTGGCACTGGAAGAGCGGAAGTGCAGGCTGAGAGGGACGCAGTCTATTTCACCAGAGTTAGTGACGATATAGTTATTCCAGCAAACACTGTTAGAGGGGCTGTAAGGAGTAGGCTTGAAGTACTCTTTGATTGCTCTTGTTACAACTCGTTGGGCAATAAGCCTTCCACCAGTGTCTCTAAAAAATATAAGGAAATATTCAAACCTAGGAGAAAGTACAGTGACGACCTAGAAAATGAAGGAAAAGTTTGCCCAGTTTGTAACGTTTTCGGCACAGCGGGCTTAGCCAGTAGGATAACTTTTACAGACTTTAAATTAACGGCGGGTAAGGTAAGTTACGTTAACGTTCAAGGTTATACTTACGAAGTTGCAACTAAGAATTCAGTATTTGAAGGTGACGTAATAGGTAACCTTAGCAGAGAGGAGTGGGGGATGGTTTTGTGGGGAATGGGTTGTAGGAAGGGTAAGTTTAAGGTGATTTTGATGGGTAGGTTTAAGTTCCAGAGGAGGGACTTTGCTAGGGTAAAATTTGAAGTTAACGACCAAGACTTGATTAAAGCCTGTGAGGAATTCGAAACTAAGTACTCCAAGTACTTGCACGACGTGGAGGAGGATTGGGAATGA
- a CDS encoding HD domain-containing protein: MKTIRGVYLNGVKITDENKNKEAREELKRLVVELMLTSESGDVDLLTDYLSLIIKAPLLLPYIPYSGKILLNNFDFLTSYIATRRKEFIESGEELLKRRTSIPKSFAEVIYGGRIDTFNSLRTIFEALSTTPADTRPGLNFVPLSSHLTLTSLIGWLEQPYSQDLPYLRLASILHDIGKLTSPSHHLTEGIEFMEEVIKELELEEKNIKKNINLDELKKALELIRTHHNRDDSIVKRADHVASSVDRLIDEVKEIIQSIEECKPFLECYEAGAKAECMEQIKYDEKDYITCTEKLYDALHKKEKVREKDDVVSNYECPSIEGNKGSSGNVKGYLYFIDFPGVQSFINYFSNLRDLSAASFLVDFLSSTVPFLHLDKLHRGKTFLPPEALLSSMGGHSYIVGRADVNPEDFINKLKEDKIFKELDVNLKVSCVPFYYDNHVISYDSLSEVIRKTNLYSLMLNFKEEVLSYGLHKVCDSCGIRPAVYFEGDYAYCKRCYFVHQHSGNRGVMAKLNSKFYVVGEPWEYKKEGEEEIDPMEKIAENSNYISVIKFDGNDAGKYFKDSLTFGEYSAKSFWVDYAVKKAYYDTLKELGEEAMMIPVGTLYIGGDEGVIISPASISLRFVLSFIKKAEEEARLSFKVGVITAKYDHPIQFLINATDKLMEESKYAKSTVGVLTTSSFLSDRAVEEEMEKFKEIYSPKITLDELDKLVSLVIRLKTKNKFKHAVSSLDEALELYLNSGKDLLKLLAYLVRERQRVEDDDEKELYKLILKTYKEGFVNLLGYYHVLKTFVLGEKKNDNKSKSKNP; this comes from the coding sequence ATGAAGACGATAAGGGGAGTTTACCTCAACGGAGTAAAAATAACTGACGAAAACAAGAACAAGGAAGCTAGGGAGGAATTAAAGAGGCTAGTTGTAGAGTTAATGCTTACAAGTGAAAGTGGAGATGTTGATTTGTTAACTGATTACTTGTCACTTATAATTAAAGCCCCCCTACTTTTACCCTACATACCTTACTCCGGGAAAATATTATTAAATAACTTTGACTTCCTAACTTCGTATATAGCAACTAGGAGAAAGGAGTTTATAGAAAGCGGAGAAGAACTATTAAAAAGACGTACTTCAATACCTAAGAGTTTCGCAGAAGTAATTTACGGAGGTAGGATCGATACGTTTAACTCATTAAGGACAATATTTGAAGCATTAAGCACGACTCCTGCAGACACTAGGCCTGGCTTAAACTTTGTTCCCTTGTCATCTCACCTAACGTTAACTTCACTCATAGGTTGGCTGGAACAGCCTTACTCTCAAGATTTACCTTACTTAAGGCTGGCTTCAATACTGCATGACATTGGTAAGTTAACTTCCCCTTCTCACCATTTAACCGAAGGAATAGAATTCATGGAAGAAGTTATTAAAGAACTGGAGCTGGAGGAAAAGAATATAAAAAAGAATATAAACTTGGACGAGCTAAAGAAGGCTTTAGAATTAATTAGAACACACCATAATAGGGACGACAGCATAGTTAAGAGGGCTGACCACGTTGCTTCATCCGTTGATAGATTAATTGATGAAGTGAAAGAGATAATTCAAAGCATAGAAGAGTGCAAGCCTTTCCTAGAGTGTTACGAAGCCGGAGCTAAAGCTGAGTGCATGGAGCAAATTAAATACGACGAGAAAGACTACATAACCTGCACAGAAAAATTGTATGATGCTTTACATAAGAAGGAAAAAGTTAGGGAGAAAGACGACGTTGTTAGTAACTATGAATGCCCTTCCATTGAAGGTAATAAAGGCTCAAGTGGTAACGTTAAAGGCTACTTATACTTCATCGACTTCCCCGGTGTACAGTCGTTCATAAATTACTTCTCCAACTTGAGGGATTTATCAGCTGCAAGTTTCCTAGTTGATTTCTTATCGTCAACTGTTCCCTTCCTCCACTTAGATAAGCTCCACAGAGGAAAGACATTCTTACCACCTGAGGCTTTATTATCTTCAATGGGAGGGCATTCATACATAGTAGGTAGGGCGGATGTTAACCCAGAAGATTTCATAAATAAACTAAAAGAGGACAAAATATTTAAGGAACTGGACGTTAACTTAAAGGTCAGTTGTGTCCCATTCTATTACGACAATCACGTCATTAGTTACGATTCTTTATCGGAAGTAATAAGGAAGACTAACCTGTATTCCCTTATGCTCAACTTTAAGGAAGAAGTATTATCTTACGGCTTACACAAGGTTTGCGACAGTTGCGGAATAAGGCCCGCAGTATACTTTGAAGGTGATTACGCTTACTGTAAGAGGTGTTATTTCGTTCATCAGCACTCAGGAAATAGGGGAGTAATGGCTAAGCTAAACTCAAAGTTTTACGTAGTCGGCGAACCTTGGGAGTATAAGAAGGAGGGAGAAGAGGAAATAGACCCTATGGAGAAAATTGCCGAAAACTCAAATTACATTTCAGTAATAAAATTTGATGGAAATGACGCAGGAAAGTACTTCAAGGACTCGCTTACCTTTGGTGAGTACAGCGCAAAGAGCTTTTGGGTAGATTATGCTGTAAAGAAGGCATACTACGACACTTTGAAGGAATTAGGTGAAGAAGCAATGATGATCCCAGTAGGAACTTTATACATTGGAGGAGACGAAGGAGTGATAATTTCTCCAGCCTCAATATCTTTACGTTTTGTTTTATCTTTCATAAAGAAGGCTGAGGAAGAAGCAAGGTTGTCTTTCAAGGTTGGAGTAATAACTGCAAAATACGACCATCCAATACAGTTCTTAATAAACGCTACAGACAAGCTAATGGAGGAAAGTAAATATGCAAAGTCAACTGTAGGAGTTTTAACTACATCAAGTTTCTTATCAGATAGAGCGGTTGAGGAGGAGATGGAGAAGTTTAAGGAAATATACTCTCCTAAAATAACTTTAGATGAGCTCGATAAGTTGGTATCGCTTGTAATTAGGCTGAAGACGAAGAATAAATTTAAGCACGCGGTCTCCAGTCTAGATGAAGCGTTGGAGTTATACTTAAACAGTGGAAAAGATTTGCTCAAACTTCTAGCTTACTTAGTGAGGGAGAGGCAGAGGGTTGAAGATGACGACGAGAAGGAGCTTTATAAACTTATACTAAAGACGTACAAGGAGGGTTTCGTTAACTTGTTAGGTTATTATCACGTTTTAAAAACTTTCGTTTTAGGTGAGAAGAAAAATGATAATAAGAGTAAAAGCAAAAACCCTTAA